The DNA segment ggggggggcaggggtaaCCTTCCCCCCTCCCAAATTTTGTAGAATTATGACATatcatcaagggcgtataaaagaagagagggcatgcaactccatatgagcagagttcaaacgtggagcggatgaatgtgcatgactgtgcatgaaatgctaaaaatagaaatttctatttttagcacttcatgcaaatgcacacattcacgtttgaactctgctagctacgtgtactgatagtggagttgcatgccctctcttcttttatacgctcTTGATATCATCACactatgatgtgcaatatgtaactcaTCTACTGTGatgtaatagggggtgtggtcaaacatTTTACGTCGTGTTTCCGCGTGCCcaaaccttccccccaaacatttaatcctagatgaaacccttcAGGGATTTAACCCTATGGACTTAGGTACGACCACTGGTGTCATATATACGTCATGAAAGTTTTACAagaatactgtatagcgggtaatttttgtggggtaaattTGCTtcattacatgcactgtattgcaTGCGTTTCGGCAAGCCACGCCTATGTTTCCGTGGGTAAATCTTTGtagaggtcagcctgcccacaaAATTACCCGCGAAACGGTAGCCAATTTTGTATTGATCATCACATCAGATATCTATGGTCAATCACCAATATACCGTTGCGTAACAAAATACCATGACCAGCTAGGTATgattgtactacatgtaccatacaTAAATCTTACAAGTACCCGACTCACTTACCTCCTCAGTTACAATTGTCACTGTGGGCTCAACCTCAACCATTACCCATAGTGTAGTCTTGGGTTCAGCCTCTTTTCCCTATATAAGAAGGCATACTAACCATAATAAAGAAAAATTTGTGACAAATACAATGATATGTCCAGGTGGTACTCTTTTTTCTGAGGTGTCAGTGTTAGAGTTAGGGTTTTTATGAAATATACATAGCAAAACACAGTAGAAATGTAAACGGCGACAATTTTCAAGCCTAGGTGCTTAATGGTGCTATATGAGTAGAGCTGTGTCTATTCCTGTGGCTACTGCATTGGTATATAGAGCAAAGCTATTCCCAGACGAAGCTAATCAAAACACGGCAGCTTGAGCGACACCTAACTTACTGAAAATCGCTGGAATCTCCCCCTTTACTACAGATAGTGAATTGTGGAAAGGTTGTTATGAATAATAACAAGATCTTTGCTTAGTTGGTGTgtccatagatagaagaggaagagggattggtaacgaAAGTACCCTCGTGTAATACCCGCTTTACCCGCGGTTCAATCGAGGCTGTGTCAACAAGCTAAAGCTGTAGATGGGCGTGTTCCGGTTAGGCCAAGCTGATggcctatttctacacacagtgtatAATATACCACAAGCATATATGCTCAGTCTGTGCAACTCACTCGTATTTAAAGGTCTATGCCTATTTTAGCAgttataaccagcacgcttacacgttttAGCAATACAAGACTATAAATAGCAGCTGTTCGCCTAAAACTTTACTGGAATGtccctttttactgggtgtggtcagtcattagcaagtataACACGTGGCTCACAGACTGGGCGTGTTATATATTGCTGAAAAAGATTGTCTCGagaaaacacaactttcttattttgagcgagttacccggcaaaatagcctcgtttatagggcgtaacgcggatagttttcaaggttttactgcagattcaatgtaaaatgatcacgtgtactgcttccgttaccaatccctcttactattctatctatggtgtgtCACAGGCATCGTGTTATGGCCTAATCCCAGGGGGGAATCTGTagcaagccccacccccaccccacctCACAGCATATTGGTGGACACTGATCTCTGATTTACATTCTACCAACAGATTCCTGATAggacacatgcagtgtatcaAATGCCTCCAGTGAGTTTCACCGACCCCTTCTGTTTCAtatcagaggaggaatgccagggtcAAAAAGTCATTAATTAAAACTGGCCctgtgttttacatgtaaaactgagtatACCCTCGCGTCCCTGGGTTTATACACCACCACTAGCTtaatcctctttataatcacaagaggaatcggttgagctatcgcgccccagaggaatcagcttgagagaaGAGACTTAATGACCTTTTATTACATTCTTCGAAACCACAAGATTGGAAAATTAGCTTTTCGTGGCtatagggtataaattttgatgtactggcttactgcactggatagatctaggtatagtaaGCTTCCCAAGCAGGCtaataaagaacagaagcgctaagctgctatatgcagcaaaggtcaagaacctaGAACTAATCCTAcattaaacgtgaccctattgaccctggcattcctcttctggtttcataTAACGTTGTTTATCGAGTATGTAGTAGAGAATACTATATAGTTGTAGTTTTGCAGTGTTCACCAATGTGAGGTGACATGCAGCtagtattagtaaaaccagtaggtttacataggattggcagtgggtttgcccgtgtttagcaatatttcacatattttgactcatgtttaataattatataattgtagTTTCTTCCTATTCCAATAATGAGCGATTACTGTACGTATACAACTTACCCAATATTTAGCTATCCGTTCCTCCCTTGATAAATGCCTTGATGAATGCCTTGAAAACAATCTTTGGTACCACCTTTTCTCCCGTGTAGATGACTCACTACTCTCCTTAGTTACTCTTGTCACTGTGGGCTCAACTGTTTCCCCTGGTGATGATGTAGCCTTGGGTTCATCCTATATAAGAAGGCATACTAACCATAATAAAGAAAAAGTTGTGACAAATACAATGATATGTCCAGGTGGTACTCTTTTTTCTGAGGTGTCAGTGTTAGGGTTTTATGCATGATACATTGCAAAACACAGTAAAAATGTGAACGGCGACAATTTTCAAGCCTAGGTGCTTAATGGTACTATGAGTAGAGCTGTGCCTATTCCTGTGGCTACTGCATCGGTATATAGAGCAAAGCTATTCCCAGACGAAGCTAATAAAAACACGGCAGCTTGAGCGACACCTAACTTAATAAAAATCGCtcggtcaagaacccagaacaagaatgtttaatctttcattaaacgtgaccctattgaccctggccTTCCTCCTCTGGTTTCATATAACGTTGTTTATCGAGTATGTATATAGTAGAGAATACTAATATTATAGTTGTAGTTTTGCAGTGTTCACCAATGCCGTGAGGTGACAGCTAGTATactagtttctataatgagcGATTACTGTATGGTGCATTTTTAGAAAAAACTAACCATCCGTTCCTGACTATATCTTCTTGATGAATGCCTTGGAAAGAATCGTTGGTACCACCTTTTCCCCCGTGTAGGTGACTCACTACTCTCCTCTGTTACACTTGTCACTGTGGGCTCAACTGTTTCCCCTGGTGATGGTGTAGTCTTGGATTCAGCCTCTTCTCCCTATTTAAGAAGGCATACTAACCATAATAAAGCGACAAATACACTGATATGTCCAGGTGCAGATACTCttttactcgtgctattatcGACACTCACTGCTCTTTGTGATGTTCTCCAAGAAAATAATCGCTGATACCACTTTTTTTCGTGGCTTTCTTGGATTGTCTTTTCCCCTTTCTCTTCAGTATACTCTTGTCTGATCTCAGGTGATGGTACTGGGTTGATGACTCTCTGAAATGAGCAAAACTAGGGAAAGTAATATAGGAGTCACAATCTCAACATACCTCAAAGATAATTTCACTTGTTGATCCATGAATTAACGACACCTTTAGCACAGAAGGAATTATTTGTGCAATTTGATCACACTGGTGAAATGATAATTGTACTATCCCTAGGAAGAAGAAAATAAGCTGAATGGAACCATCCTCGATTGAATGCAAGTGTAAAGTGTAGACAGGTACTTTAAGAATCCTAGCAATAGCAGCCTTTAGATCCGGATAAATTGCAAGAGAACAAGTGTCAAGCTtgaagcaaaatttaactttTTTTTTATCATCATCCAATCGGCTGATCTTGCAAGGCTCTACTTTCCATGCGTTGAGAAATTCTCTGAGCTCAATGAAATACGTAGCCAAATCACTTTGATCACTTTCAGCTCCAAACTTTTCTATCACATCTTCTAGAATCTCAAAATCAAGGAATGATGAAAATGGAGAGATAATAAGAAAGATTTCATCAACACTAGCAGCCCTTCTGAGATCTTCCTGCTGGTGGGCAAGCAGCATGTTACTCTCACTCTCAATCACAGCACAAGATGTTCGATACGATGTGAGGAGGGCTACCAGGGACATCAATTCAACATTACACTTCTTTAGAGATTCTCTCGTTGCTGTTTGCAGGTTAGCAAACTTCTTCTTAATGTTTTTGATGTCGTTTGTCAGTTGCTGTTCATCGTCACTCCTATACTTCCTTTTCTCCCTGTGGCCAGTTTTTTCTATGACGGCGGAGGAGTTGACATTTAATAATAGCTCTATTAATTATGTCTAAAACAATTACCTGGAAGACAGTACTTCAGCTCCAACTTCTCTGCTAATCGTATTTCACCAACCAGAGCTGACCGTAGAGCATCAATCAATTGTTCCCATGAGGCTCCTATTGTCACCCGTAGCCAATGGAGCAGGACTGCCTCTAATGGATTGATTTTCCCCTGTTCGATTGCATCCAGGGTATCAGGAGTCAACCTCAGCTTCAGACCTATAGGTCGCCACTTAGCCCTCACTTCAACCAATTCTTCACATAGAGTACCCAAATCCTTTGTGTCTAAGCCTAGGTTTGTTCCTGTTCACAAACAcaaatctatataattatgttctcctacataattatagatctagctacagcTTTTTAGGCAGAGTGTACAACAAGCAGTTAATATGAACATTTTGATACAGAGTCCAATCTAATgatcagaataattatgtctaaccTTTCTGTTCCTGAATCTCAGGATCACCTTTAAAAGCCATATGACTCACTGGCCAGTCCCATCATCACCGGTTTGTAAAGACACGGCAAAGCTCCTTGCCTCGGGGAGGAAGCTGGGACTTTCCCTTAAATGCTGCGCCCCCAACACATCCACAAAAATATCATTGATCAAAATTACACACTGTCtctatactatacatgtagagctGGTTCTAGGAGAGCTAGGAGTGAGTGTTAGTAGAGTCTACATCTCTACTAAACTGCACCCTCCTGGGGGTACCCAACCTCCGCCCCTGTCCCCTCCCCTCctggtccactgtgtgtacGCAGGGAGGAGGCCCTCACTCGATCATAGCATATCTGCAACTGGGGGAGGAAGGGGGTGGATATTGTCACAAAACACGgtttaataccgtatagcgcgaacttttcgaggcacttacatttcgtggaatggcctctaaaagcatttcgttgcacaatgtttgtggatttactgcttaccggaagccacacgtTTAATCTTTGCACTTTATAGCaaataattctaattaaagaataattttcatggacttaattttcatgtaggattgctaacccacaaaatcagTGAAAATTTCGCCCCTCGAAAagtttgcgctatacggtacatttaCATGGACTTGGAAAAAACTGTGTATCATTGGTATTGAATGAGTAACAGAGCACGACTCTAATGAGTCACTTTGAGGCAGAGGAGGTCGAACACCACTTGACCTTTCTGCTAATTATGACTTTTTAATTAAATTCTCTAATCCCGCCCAACTAGTACAATAGTGGCCTCGGCAACACTAAATCTAAACTTTGGAGACTACCTATAGCCTCTCGATCTTCAGGCTTTAGAGTCTCAGAGTCTCTGTTCCTCGGTATTCTCCAAACCAGAGTAACCAGAGTTTATTTCCAGTCTGTTTGTTTCTCTGTTTCCAAACAATGGCCTGTTGTGTACTAGCTGTATTctgactatacatgtagactagtGAGGATATAGATATAGTGAGGTTAACAGGTGGTTAGAGGAACTGACAGAACTATAAGATCCTCCGagtctatagatctatagtgtaCGTGGCTTTGAGTGTTGCCACGGCCACTATTGCACTATACTAGTTGAACGAATTTAGCAGAGCGTGGGTAGTGAAAAgaattaattaaaaggtcatacTTAGCAGAAAAGTGAAGTggtgtccgacctcctctaaCTTTGAGGTACATGACAGACAAaaacaactagagcactgaagtgcaaaccctcggctggtgacattaTATATACTAAAGAAAAGGGAggaatggtataattataatgcagtgcatgtagcatgcctatgactagcacagcaactcaaactaaactaacaacgtacaactacatgagacatgcactgtggactgggatcacagcaaagaagcctgtaGTCTTAGtctaagagaagtatggctcctgctaAGCgagagtataggatccagagtcagtcaaaAACCAGTCATAATTTTACTTTCTTGACCGTAGGCCtattcaattgttcctggtacgggatcacttcagctgaaaataggTAATGAAgccttgactacgtatttgcaactgaagtgatcccgtaccttgactcaaggccatgtgcaagtttagcttttgctcgcttttattcgacaaaggagctttaacatcaaagtctgccactatttaaaacaagatactgttgtgtgaaggctatccatgctgtaaacgcagtgctgtggcatccaggtgagtagaaaatcccatcacaaacaaacaaacagacagactactataacctgtggccgcccacgcgcctcgggttaacaacATGAAGTACATAATGTACAACTCACTGAGAGGTGGATTGTGTTAAACTATAGCTAGAGATGCattacaccacacacacaccacacacgcacactgtGTACCTTGATCATGTCCTTGGTGGCCTCCTGATGGCGGCTACAGGTACTTGTACCTCTGGCACCACGACACGGGCCTCAATGGCCATCATTGCCTCTTTCACCTTCTTCATGGCCTCGTCCACGTCCCTCTTGGTCTCCTGGGAAGTGGGGTCCTGAGGTGGTGCAGTGTGACCCATTGGTTTGCTAGCGCCATTGGCCAGAGCAATGGCTGGGGCTGCCAGGAACATTGCAGTAGGAATCTCAGCTGCAAGGAGTGTACATGActtacacatacacacacacacacacactgtacaatgTGGTTACCATCATCATGTCTTTGGTGGCCTCTGGTGGCGACTACAGGTACTTCTACCTCTGGCACCACGACACTGGCCTCAATAGCCATCATTGTCTCTTTCACCTTCTTCATGGCCTCGTCCACGTCCCTCTTGGTCTCCTGGGCAGTGGGGCCCTGAGGCTTCACTATGGCATTCTTGCTGTGGTTCACTCTGTGCAGTGGGgaggggtgtggtgtgtgtggaaggtGGAGGGTGTGCGGTAAAGGCAGATACATCATAATATAGCAAAACAATACAATATCACACAcactatgcacacacaatatttACGTACATTTCTCTACAAATATCAACAATGTACTTTATAAATTGTGACTATTTCCTTGATAACACTAGGGGGTACAAAAGTGGTCACTGTAATGACACGACATGAACaagtttcactgtacatgtatgtctatcATACAAGTTACGAGTTACACAGGCTAGTGCACGAGATGTGTACCAGAATAGGATGCCTCCAGGTCagatgtactgtacagtagggAGGGGCGTATGCATGGCAACATGTGTAggtagtgtgtgcatgatatgtgtggtgtgtgcgtgtttatGTGTGCCAAAAAGAGAAAAGAAAACCATTAATGACAGCAGTTGAAAAGTGCATCATTGTGACAAAATATGCTGATTATTGCTATGGCTACTACATACACATGacttgtacatgcagcttGAGTGGGTGGGTGCCAACACATTCAATATCCACATACAGTAAAAGGTAGCACACTAGAACCCTGTGCCTAAATACTCTCCTCGTGAACAAGGGAGGGATGATGCACTCACTTGATTGGACGCTCTCCAAACATGGCTCCGTTGTATTGAAGGGCTATGGGCACAGACTCAGGTATCGCAAACTCAACAAACGCAAACCTAAAGAGTAAGACAAAGTGTTACTACagccagtacatgtacatgataacATAACGCTGTCACCAGACATATacaactacattgtacatgtaagtctgTTGTATCTGGAAGCAAGAGAGGAATTTAAGTATATTTCGAGCGCTA comes from the Halichondria panicea chromosome 4, odHalPani1.1, whole genome shotgun sequence genome and includes:
- the LOC135334588 gene encoding uncharacterized protein LOC135334588; translation: MMYLPLPHTLHLPHTPHPSPLHRVNHSKNAIVKPQGPTAQETKRDVDEAMKKVKETMMAIEASVVVPEVEVPVVATRGHQRHDDAEIPTAMFLAAPAIALANGASKPMGHTAPPQDPTSQETKRDVDEAMKKVKEAMMAIEARVVVPEVQVPVAAIRRPPRT